ttttaaataattgcaGGGCCGGTTTAAATGGGTGAGGCCCGAATTGCAAGGATATCAAGCGCGCACAAATCTTTATGTGCGTGTTGAGGTGCTAACCCGGGTTCGACGAAAGCTTCATAGCATGGGTCTGGAAGAAAGGTTACTCGATGGAGCATTTGGACATTTAGCCCAAATGAGGCACTCGAACAGCGCCAATAATGCTCTGTCCGAGTTCATTGCTCGAGAATTGCATGATGTTAGCTTCCCAGCGTTCGAGCAGCGCTATTTTGTTGGTGGGCATGAGCTTAGGTTCACAGCCCGGGATTATGCCTTAGTCACGGGGCTTAGGTTCGGTCCGTGCAAATTCGACCCAACAAAGGATGATTATGCCATCCCCGACAGCCTGCACATGCGTCATTTTCAGGGCGGGAAAGTGAGGGTTAAGATGTTGGAACATGAGTTCAATACTGGATTATTGAGGGATCCGGCTGATTACTTGAAGGCTGCCAATATAATTATCCTATACCACATCTTGATTTGTCGTGGGGATAGCTTATGGATAGAGGACTGGGTGTGGGCCTTAGTAGAGGACGAGGATGCATGGGCGAGTTTTCCGTGGGGATCCTACAGTTTTTCCATTTTATGCCATCAAATGAGTGTGGTGGCAAAACATCCAAACCAAATCCAGAGTGAGCGAAAGACATATCATGTCTTCGGCCCTGTGTGGGCATTTCAGATATGGATGTACGAGGTCATACCGAAATTGGGAAAATTGTGTGGGAAGCGTGATAGCGACACGAGCATTCCTCGCTTATTGCACTGGGACACGCATGCTGCCCCTTCTGTTGATTTTTCTAAGTTTTTCGATCGTCAGGTAAGAGTTCTTAAAGTTCTTCATTTATTGGGTTTTTGTGAGttttttatgataattgttAACACTTTTTTTTAACTGATTTTGTGTAGCTGGCGATTACGCCTATGGTACCTACTCCTATGGAGGAAGCCCAGGAGTTCTTTCTcagtgttgtgagaaaggaTCATATGACGGTGGTTTTCCAGCCTTCGAAAAGGCATGCCGCCAAGAAACTGCTAGTAGATGAAGATATTGAGGAGGTCGAAGAAGATGAGCCACCTAAGAAGAGGAAAAGAGGGCAGCACAAGTCCAAAGAAAATGAGCCACCTAAGAAGAGGAAAAGAGGGCATCAGCCTGAGCCGAGTGCAGCGGCCGAGAAGCGACAGAGGAGACATTCCCCAGAGCCCGCACAACCATCTACTACTTGCTGCTTGCATGGATTACCATGCCAGCATGCAGATATTGACGAGGAAGCTCACTTTGAGCGCTTGGCTCGAAGAATATCTCCTCATATGCTGCTGGATGACTCTGAGAAGGGTTGGATAGGCCGTTTGGCGCATAAATTGCTTGATATTTTTAGGCAAGAATCGAATGAGTCACCATCTGTCAGTGCGACTCCATCATCAGTGAGTCGTGGCGGTCCAATTGCAAATAGGCCTCTTGTCGAGTCTGAGGTATACCAGAGCAAGCAGAATGAGCAACAGGTGGCGGTTGATGTTCTAGTGGAGACGATAGAAGAGCAGGTGGAGGGTGATTTAGCGGTGGAGCCGCAGCAAGTGGAGGAGCCGCAGCCACAGCAGGTGGAGGAGCCGCAGCCGCAGCAGGTGGATGAGCCACAGCCGCAGCAGGTGGAGGAGCACGTGGAGGAGCAGGCCGAGAACGAGCCGAGTACGCCGTCAGTTCCTTTTGATGAGGATTCCCCTGATTCGGATGAAGACATGTTTCCCCCTGATTTGGGTCCACGAGTGTCACGTCCCTCTGCGGCCTTGAGGAGCCCGTACGAGTCGTGTGTTAGTACTCGTGCTCCTGGTACCCCTGCTAGCCTGAAAAGGCTATACAAAGAATTTAGATCGAAGCCGGCTGATGCAAAAGTGGTGGTCAGATCTACTGGGCATGAGTTGGACAATGCCACTTTTGCGGACATCGAGGATATCTCTGTTGAGTTCACCGGGAAGGTAATATTTCATCCACTGTGCACATTCACCTTCATCTGTGCACATTAACCTTCATCTGTGCACATTTAAATTCAAGTGTGCACGTCTAAATAGCTTAACTGTGCAGATAATTGATTGCTATTTGATTtacgtgagagagagagtgaagaaGAAATGTGGCATATTTCCATCGGTGAACAAAAAGTTGACAAAAATTGTTGGATGCGACTTCTATGTAAGTTTCAAAATCTTTGATTATTTTGTTTAGCATTATATAATATGTTTGCTAAATCTACTCATTGTTACATATTTAGACGATATTGAAAAGTGAGTTTGAAAAACTCCACGGACCAAAGCCGACTGGAGTAGGCCATGGGGTGAAAAGCCTCTACGGTTTTTGGAAGCCACCGAAGGGATTGGTGGCAGACATCGGGGAATGGAAGCATGCGAAGCAGGTACTTATTTCTACTAAGAGTATAATTGTTTATTATAGACATGCTAACACAAATTCCTATTATGTAATGTAGCTTATTATCATATGTAATGTCGGCGGCTGTCATTGGGTCGTCCTTCGTGTACGATTGCACGAATGGATTGCTGAGTTGTACGACTCTTTGGCATACAAGTATGATACTCAGGCCAGGGTTTCATTATCCCAGCGTGAGTTGCAATTGAAGCCTATTACTCGTCTTCTTCCCCGACTCTTGAGGCTGTCAAACTACTGGAAGCATCACGATCCGAAGCTGGAGGAACTGTATGAGATTCCACTGAAATTGATGCCTACGTCGGATCATTTTTGTCAGACGGACTCAACTAGTTGCGGCCCCTTCTGCACCATGATACTCGATCGTCTCGTGACGAGTACAGAGCATCACCGAGGGTCTATCGACGAGCAGTACCTGTCCCAGTATAGACTTCGCGTTGGTCGTCGGATCTTTTCTGTTACTATTTGATAGCATTTAGTTATATTATGATTTGGGATGTTTTGAACTATGACTTAGGTTGTTTTGGATGTGTACGAATTTATCTAACTATTGTGCACTTATTTTCAATTACTTTgatgtgttattacttgaatttgacgtaggagatacaaaatccaaatttccgatgccccatgtccttcaaatcgggaaaatagcaagagttctacggtgcacggtgACAGtacacaactacgtacacagtttaacaactacgtacacagtttgccccaaacggggcatgttttagtaattccgatgcaattaagtgaaattaagtatgcaatttcaatcaataggcattatgttcaataaaaacgagacaatagtgttcaattccattaccccctcaaacatattgggcatatatcgcatgagagttaagtatactaagagtacgtgttaaagtacatatgatagcatcgtagtatttgagacgtgtttgataaaaaaacaagtattccatttgatgtgttattacttgaatttgacgtaggagatacaaaatccaaatttccgatgccccatgtccttcaaatcgggaaaatagcaagagttctacggtgcacggtgacagtgcacaactacgtacacagttaaTCGGGACTTACACAGTCTTCAACAACCGGGTCTTTTTCTTTCTCCGGGCATCTTCTCTTCGTATGATCTGTACTCTTACATATACTGCACTTCTTTTCTCGTCTCTTCCGTGGTTCAGGGTCCAACGAGTTGTTCAAATCGATGGCCTCGCTAGGAATGGATACCGTGCATGATCTTCTATTGTGCCCACGTCCTTGACACCTACCGGAAAATTGTCGAGGTGTGGTAGACGATTTCTCAAGATGTGATCGAGCTCTGCTGTCTTTGGGTCGTCCAGATTATCGGTTGATGACCGGTGGTCGAATAATGTAGCCAGATACTGAAGTCGGCACATCACATGTGTCAGGTTGTGGAACTGGCTCTACCCGAGCTGCATAAGTTTGTAATAAAGCATGTTGTTTGAAATAACGTCCAACAAAGTCATAGACGTTGAGGTTGGCAtgcctaaaataaaaaataattgatcaattgttaatttcatttatcaactaaataaattggaaacattatattaaataaataaccgAGATACCGTATAGCTGCACAAGCGTGACGACAAGGTATCATGTCCAAATCAAACTCACGATAATCGCATGTCAAGCTTTGTAGATCGACAAAGGTTGTCCTGTTCTCTGATTCGACTTTAAATACATGTGTCGTTGTTCCCCAAACTTTATACCGACGACCCAATTCTACAGACAAAGAAAGTTTTCTGAAAGCCTCCTCTGTTATCTCGTGGTCTCTCGCTAAAGCTGCTGCGCGTCGCTGTTCAAACCATTGTTCTACAATTGAGCGATACACTTCCAACATAGCGCAAACCGGCAAACGTCTCGCCCATAACAATCGAGCATTCATACTTTCGGCTGCATTGGACGTCATAAAACCGTAGCGCCGTACCGGGCACTTCGATCTTGCCCACCTTAATAAATAACTTAAAATCAGTCAACTGTGTATAAAGTATTCAATTGATTGTGTACTATAAAGATCAACTGTGCATATTGTACTCAGCCTGTGCATagcatatatatttaattactaataaatatataagaaaactAACCTTTGAACCCCAATATCCGTCAGCCTTTTGTATGCACCCGCCGGGTTGTGGGCTTCCAAAGCAGTGAAATTGAAGTTAAATACTTCATGTCGATAACTGTAGGCTGCATTTTTGTATATTTCAGCTACGTGACGGCCAAATCGCGCCAAGTTCTTTTGTATATGATAAAAGCACAACCCGTGAGAAACATTAGGGTATATGGACTCAATGGCACTCTGGATGCTCGTGTGTTGATCAGACACGATCAGTAAGTCATCCGGCGGATCTCCTAGGCTCATACGCAACATCGAGAAAAAATATGTCCATGATTCGTCATTCTCGATAGGACCAAGACCAATTGCAAGAGGAAAGACCCCTTCGTTCCCATCTTTGGTAACTGCGATGAATAGAACCCCTTTGTTCTTTCCTTTAAGGTGGGTTCCATCCACTACAATGACAGGCCTCAAATGATGTTTAAAGGCGTGAATAGACTGTCCAAGAGCTAAAAACATGTAGCGGAACTCACCCGTCAAAGTACTAGTCTGAACATCATATAGGGTCCCAGGATTACGCTCCCTCAACAAGTATAGATAAGTCGGGAGTCGCTGATAAGACTGCTCGAACGCGCCATACATCATCTCTATAGCAATATCCCTGGACCGCAAAGCAAACTTGTAGCCCATCTCAATGCCAAATAGCCTAAGCATCTCATCAATCATCTCTTTCGGTATGAGAACAACCCTCTCCACCGATAATTTACGTGAAAAGTATGCAGCAACTACTCTAGACGGCAGCATTCTCGGAGCAGTGCGACTCAAATTCGAACGACAAGTGTGGTCCGGAATGAACTTAATGATTCTCCAAATTCCAACTTTCTGTACTGCACGCAACATGAAAGGGCAATCGTCGTCATGTTTGCATATATAACCCAAACGTTTGTCGGTGGATCGATCCACCGCGTACTCCACTTTTTCCTCCATGTGATAAAGCCCTACAGCAATTGCCAACTCATCCTTAGACCGAAATGTGGCATTCACCGCAAGTTGATCTTTATTTGGAAACGAGGGTTCATCCCAACATAATGGTAAGACACTATCAACATCTGGGATGACAATCAACCAATTGCGGAGTTCATTACGCGAATCAGGATCGTCATCTTCAGCATGCACGTCTTTGTCCCAATGACGATCATTAGAAGAAAATTTACAATTCCCAATCATCTTCTCGAGGTGACCAGGATGGCGAATCCAACCTGTAAATTCATGGATTGCCGACAACACTATCTCTTCACGACGCTTGTCCACGATCTCATCATCTATAGACACTATATCATCATCAGCATCATCGTCATCGGGTATGTCGTCATCGGAAGAGGCTATCTGAGTATGCGCGTTGACTGTTGGACGCTTGCCATCTCCAAAACGCCTTGATTCAGTGCGGTTTTCTACACCTCTAGCTGATTGTTTGCCTTTCTTGACCACATATACTATTGGATAGTCATTTTGTTCCAAAAGCAATCGAAAAAAATCTGTATCATTTTTCAAAGCAACTTTTGTTCTCCTACCATCGCTCATGCTCGACAGGTAGTGAAACAAAAAATCAGAGGCGCTTTCACCATAATCCAGTTGCTCGTTAATCTCTCGTACTAGATTATCATATGATAGCAAACCCACATGCATGTATACAAGAACCTCGTCCCCACCTATGTAATTAGATCTCTCCCAATGACCACCGTGACGAATTGCTACACGTCGCGACGACATATCTGCAAATGAATCACGTAAAGTAATTGAGTACGTATATATCATGCATGTATATACAATTAAACTGTGCACAATATTTACATAATCAACTGTGTACGTATTATACTCAACTGTgtagaaaataaatattgtatttaaaaaataaataaaaaaatatgtaacttaattaataaaagaataaataatataCTTCATTAGTCAATTAACTAtctaatttaacaaaattaaatatttattaattttgaataataaattattaagatTTTTACGAGCTtgtaattcaaataatttgttaATGAATATATtaacaaattcaaataataattaattaacaaattcaaatagtaataattaagctaattcataaataatatgtCAACTGTGTATATAATTCAACAATgcacaacattttttttattgtggaTGCAACTGAGTTTCTAACTGTGTAGTTAAGAACAGTTGAGAACACATTCATAGCTCCCAACTGTGTCCTCAAAATCaaccatttattttatatttttcacactcAATGTGGTCTTAGACGTgaataaactatattttttcattACAAAACAACAAATCATGAATTTGATATCAATATATTTTAAACTGTGTCATTTACAAATACAACTGTGTTCTGCAAAATTACTGTTCACCGCTCAGTAAAATCGAAAAATAAGACATACAATTGATACATTTGCCATGAATTTAACATACATACCTAAATACAATCAGAATGCCCAAAGAATTTCGTCCGACCCAAgtgttttcaaataaaaaaatcgctatttttttggagaaaattttcgtgggtttccaccaaaaaataaaagaatgaggaagaagaacGCAAATCCACTTTTCATCCATTTCTTCACCAACCTACCTTACATCCTCATTTATTATCACATTAATTTAGCTGTACGAACCATCTTAACCTACGAAAATCAAAGGTACGATGAAGAATAAGATCGGCAGTTTCATTAATGGTGAGGAAGAAAGAGTAATGGAAGCCAAAATGAaaatggaaagagagagagagagagacgatgaAGATGGGGTGGGTGAGGAGTAAGAGCTGCTGAGTTGGCAGTTGGAGGTGGGTGAGGAGTAAATTCaatttctctttatttttattcaataatTAGTAAGGGTGAGATTGTCTTTTCATTCCATTTTGACCCCTAAAGTCATACTTTAAAAGTGGTGGCTACCAAAGTCATAAACTATATGCTTTTGGCTACAAGTGTCTATTGTCACATATTTTATTGTCTTTTAGTTGTTGAGAGTTTAAACAATCCTACTCTTTATTGATGTCGATTTTAATgttaagactatttaatttttatgcctattttaattcttGTGTCTTTATTTAACATATCCATTCTTGtttttttatgcctattttaatgttaaagactatttaatttttattttattgtataattatagaaattaatttattagttGGCAACTAGAATTCACACGTGAAGTGGATTTAATTTtcagaacatatttattattccGGATGCGACCCGCCGATgccgaaattatttttttccctATTTCTCACTTAATTTTTTTCCATATTATCGACATTTTATCACCTACAATAATAACCAATTAATTTACAGCTGCAGTTTAGTTCTTTGTACATTAATATATCATCAATAATCAATTCATTTAATATATTCATCAATCGCGTAAGAAGCAGCAGCATTTCAAAATCGGTTAAGAAGCAGCAACAACATAATATTGATGAAGTATCATCATTTCAAAATCTAAAAGAAGCAAAATCATGAATTGAGACGTATGAAGTCAAACATGAGATTGATCTAACTTCAATAATTTTTAGCATCTAATGTTATTTCCGCAAAAAAAATTCCAATTGTATATAATTCACTCAAACAAGGAAAGACTCCATGTTTTATCTAATGTCATTTTGCATCTAAAAAACATGAGattgaatatataaattaaatattaaatttagagtATGGGTCGGTTCCAGGTTCGATCGGATTTCGATCCGGACGGTCCTAGAAAATAGACTCAATCTGGATCGAACACATATAGTGGGTTGGTCTGGTCCGGACAGAATCCGTCGGTTCGGGCGGGTTCGACGGGTCCGGGTTgggtttgctcacccctaattgtgtgtatttcttccacttgtttgagttcagagaaagagtaatttaattttgggggaAATGGGATTAATTAGGCATGGGGGAGTTGGAttcgtagttttaattagtgagttaattgtgtgggttaattgcatagattaaataaaagggtggatttattaatgacataagttgtaaataaattgaaaagtaaagggtataaatgtacaaaaaggtaaacagggcactttttcatggacaaaaaaaaaggggtaagtagggcactttttcgtggaccgAGGGAGTATCAATTAGCAGGTACCTTTGGAGATCCAGTGTTGCATCTTTTTCGTCTTCTTCTACAAATGCAATTCTCTTTCTCAAAAAGTTCTTAGCCTTTTGGATttatgaatttgattttctttttttgaagtTCTTGGATTTTTGGATTGGTGAAACTGCTGCTTCAGATCAAAATGATGTTGTTGCTCGGAGCCTACCGTGATCTCAGCTGCATCCAATTTGATTTATGGATAAAAAGTaattgagaatttaatttttttttatcactcaaacaaatcaaattgaataagaattaaaactaacataaaagaaaatgaaaagattATTGACATAACAATTGAATGAGAAAGAATGATATGAAGAAATAGTTAAAATATAAActacaaaaaataatcaataaagCTCGGTTTAATTTTTCAACAACTCTATCTACCAAATAAGTGAATGATTATCTTAATCTactaaggaaaaaaaaaatgggccaCCACTTCTTAGAATAATTTATGATCGCgtgattatatatttttaaaaaaatgtcaaatttggcgccaaaaaaaaatgttttaaaactatgtttttatatattaataaattagttTTGTAGCCCGTCAAATTTGAcggattattaatttatgttgtATGATACATTTATAAAATCTTAGCTATGTTATTAATGTTAACAGTTTCACGGCAATATTTGAGATATGATATGTAAGTTGTATGTCGTCAGTGAGTTTGAGATTTcgaaaagataatttttttataattcaatTTAGTAATGGAGACTATTATCCAAAGatttacataaaatatcaataattcaataattttaaaagaataataacTAGAAAGGAAAAAATGTTTAGTAGGTGCTTAAGCTCCCTTGGCTTTTTTTGAATCCGCCACTTGTCGTCGAATTTTGACAAAGAATAATTTTACATTGTAGTTTATAAGTAAAAATTTATAGAATAACTTTTATTTAGGTAAAGTTTTTAGTCACATTTGAGTTGTTGATCATAGAAGAGCACGACAAT
This genomic interval from Salvia miltiorrhiza cultivar Shanhuang (shh) unplaced genomic scaffold, IMPLAD_Smil_shh fragScaff_scaffold_8_1, whole genome shotgun sequence contains the following:
- the LOC131003177 gene encoding uncharacterized protein LOC131003177, which translates into the protein MSSRRVAIRHGGHWERSNYIGGDEVLVYMHVGLLSYDNLVREINEQLDYGESASDFLFHYLSSMSDGRRTKVALKNDTDFFRLLLEQNDYPIVYVVKKGKQSARGVENRTESRRFGDGKRPTVNAHTQIASSDDDIPDDDDADDDIVSIDDEIVDKRREEIVLSAIHEFTGWIRHPGHLEKMIGNCKFSSNDRHWDKDVHAEDDDPDSRNELRNWLIVIPDVDSVLPLCWDEPSFPNKDQLAVNATFRSKDELAIAVGLYHMEEKVEYAVDRSTDKRLGYICKHDDDCPFMLRAVQKVGIWRIIKFIPDHTCRSNLSRTAPRMLPSRVVAAYFSRKLSVERVVLIPKEMIDEMLRLFGIEMGYKFALRSRDIAIEMMYGAFEQSYQRLPTYLYLLRERNPGTLYDVQTSTLTGEFRYMFLALGQSIHAFKHHLRPVIVVDGTHLKGKNKGVLFIAVTKDGNEGVFPLAIGLGPIENDESWTYFFSMLRMSLGDPPDDLLIVSDQHTSIQSAIESIYPNVSHGLCFYHIQKNLARFGRHVAEIYKNAAYSYRHEVFNFNFTALEAHNPAGAYKRLTDIGVQRWARSKCPVRRYGFMTSNAAESMNARLLWARRLPVCAMLEVYRSIVEQWFEQRRAAALARDHEITEEAFRKLSLSVELGRRYKVWGTTTHVFKVESENRTTFVDLQSLTCDYREFDLDMIPCRHACAAIRHANLNVYDFVGRYFKQHALLQTYAARVEPVPQPDTCDVPTSVSGYIIRPPVINR